One genomic window of Cellulophaga sp. Hel_I_12 includes the following:
- a CDS encoding FAD-dependent oxidoreductase, which yields MVIIIGAGLSGLLTAYNLKKEGIPFKILEARSRIGGRINTVLQTNNTPIEMGATWFSAQHQHLITLLAELELDYFQQFMEGTVFFQPFSTSPAQAIQMPNQAPSYRISGGSFQLIEALYRKLNQKDILLNQTVKEITFHYNTVQVTANETFEANQVVLAIPPKLWAKKIVFEPDLPNNVMQIAQQTHTWMEDSIKVALTYQDPFWEQEKLSGTVFSNTGPITELYDHCNHERSSYALCGFINSSYKTLKAVDRRAAVISQLKTVFGAKAAAFIAYDECVWSQEKHTFEPSEISL from the coding sequence ATGGTTATAATTATTGGCGCCGGACTGTCCGGACTTTTAACAGCGTACAACTTAAAAAAAGAGGGAATACCTTTTAAAATTTTAGAAGCAAGATCAAGAATTGGCGGACGAATAAACACCGTTTTACAAACAAATAATACACCCATTGAGATGGGCGCAACTTGGTTCAGTGCACAACACCAACATTTAATAACACTTTTAGCCGAATTAGAACTTGATTATTTTCAACAGTTCATGGAGGGTACTGTATTTTTTCAACCCTTTTCTACGTCTCCTGCCCAAGCAATTCAGATGCCAAATCAAGCTCCAAGTTATCGAATTTCAGGCGGTAGCTTTCAGCTTATAGAGGCCTTGTACCGAAAACTAAACCAAAAAGATATTCTACTGAACCAGACGGTGAAAGAAATTACATTTCATTATAATACCGTGCAAGTGACGGCCAATGAAACCTTTGAAGCGAACCAAGTAGTTTTGGCGATTCCACCTAAATTATGGGCTAAAAAAATAGTTTTCGAACCTGATTTACCCAACAATGTAATGCAGATTGCACAGCAAACACATACATGGATGGAAGACTCCATTAAAGTTGCACTAACCTATCAGGATCCTTTTTGGGAACAAGAAAAACTATCAGGTACCGTTTTTAGCAATACAGGGCCCATCACAGAACTCTATGACCATTGTAACCACGAGCGTTCTAGCTATGCGCTTTGTGGTTTTATAAATTCATCCTATAAAACCCTAAAAGCTGTAGATAGGCGTGCAGCTGTTATTAGCCAATTAAAAACCGTTTTTGGCGCAAAAGCAGCAGCCTTTATAGCCTATGATGAATGCGTTTGGAGCCAGGAAAAACATACGTTTGAACCTTCAGAAATATCACTATAA
- a CDS encoding PorP/SprF family type IX secretion system membrane protein has protein sequence MNYLTTLRIYKIAIFLVIGMAFGTVTVSAQETVTDLSSKTTYHNQLFFNRFLINPTFSLVREEKSYLNILHRNQYSTFEDNNQNYFIGFSNKINNNTALGIGIYSQWSGVVQEFGFNANYARSVQLGSTSSLTFGANITYFSDGLDRNRVVASEEDPELAAATKESKIAIQPGITLSVGKFDFSVYAKDLLNYNQTTNAFLTNLSDKSITASVQYTHLLGPRRGLFENGKLTPLVQVSRNQDNKLTYVGSVVLELPQYGWLQSTFDDEYGLSMGFGFNLNKKMSLGYLMEKDVVNEVADLGWNHELSVAYTFKSNKNSAADLADNSQDSKVDAIIRNYEDQILKLIANQKEQNTNDDEENSEKSMEAIESISPSKPSRKPSKSRKTIESGAGLGRMASTDGENENTLAYENRLILDELILRQDSIESIRNQQFEERFEAIVRILRSDLKNNNGTATQANEGHQASGYAATQTNKVNTSATTGFKKLNIEVLNQSNIIGVKSGYYVIANVYKTEKYLNAFIKKLEEKGLNAKQFYNKENGLYYVYLADFDIKQDAETAYVSNLNGKYNDEKWIMQVDNVNATATVANMYED, from the coding sequence ATGAACTATTTAACGACCCTCAGAATATATAAAATAGCCATTTTTTTGGTCATAGGTATGGCTTTTGGTACGGTGACTGTATCCGCTCAGGAAACGGTAACTGATCTTAGCTCTAAAACTACCTATCACAATCAATTATTTTTTAATCGATTTTTAATCAATCCTACGTTCTCTTTAGTGCGCGAGGAAAAATCATACCTTAATATTTTACACCGAAACCAATACAGTACTTTTGAAGATAACAATCAGAATTATTTTATAGGTTTCAGTAATAAAATAAATAACAATACGGCTCTAGGAATTGGTATTTACAGCCAATGGTCAGGAGTGGTTCAGGAGTTTGGTTTTAATGCAAATTATGCACGATCAGTGCAACTTGGAAGTACGAGCAGCTTAACCTTCGGTGCAAACATTACCTATTTTAGTGACGGTTTAGATAGAAATAGGGTAGTGGCATCAGAAGAGGATCCAGAATTAGCAGCGGCCACCAAAGAAAGTAAAATTGCTATTCAACCAGGAATTACTTTATCTGTGGGGAAGTTCGATTTTAGTGTATATGCCAAAGACTTATTAAACTACAACCAAACTACTAATGCTTTTTTAACTAATTTAAGCGATAAAAGTATTACTGCCTCGGTACAGTATACGCATCTTTTAGGCCCTAGAAGAGGCTTATTTGAAAATGGAAAATTAACGCCGCTTGTACAAGTAAGTAGAAATCAAGATAACAAGTTAACCTATGTGGGCTCGGTGGTTTTAGAGTTACCGCAATACGGTTGGTTACAAAGTACTTTTGATGATGAATATGGATTGTCTATGGGTTTTGGTTTTAACCTCAATAAAAAAATGTCTTTAGGGTATTTGATGGAAAAAGATGTCGTTAATGAAGTGGCAGACTTAGGTTGGAATCATGAATTATCTGTTGCCTATACGTTTAAAAGCAATAAGAATAGCGCTGCAGATTTGGCAGATAACTCTCAAGATAGTAAGGTTGATGCCATCATTAGAAATTATGAAGATCAAATTTTAAAATTAATAGCCAATCAAAAAGAGCAAAACACCAACGATGATGAGGAAAACTCAGAAAAGAGTATGGAGGCTATAGAAAGTATATCACCATCAAAGCCTAGCCGTAAGCCATCAAAAAGTAGAAAAACTATTGAATCTGGAGCAGGTTTAGGCCGTATGGCAAGTACTGATGGAGAAAATGAGAATACTTTAGCCTATGAAAACCGGCTTATTCTAGACGAGCTTATCTTACGACAAGACTCTATTGAGAGTATTCGTAACCAACAATTTGAAGAACGTTTCGAAGCAATTGTTCGCATATTGCGTAGTGATTTAAAGAATAACAACGGTACAGCAACGCAAGCGAATGAGGGCCATCAGGCTTCAGGTTACGCCGCTACTCAAACGAATAAAGTGAATACATCGGCTACTACCGGATTTAAAAAATTAAACATTGAAGTATTAAATCAGTCTAATATTATAGGCGTGAAATCAGGATACTATGTTATTGCCAATGTATATAAGACAGAGAAATACTTAAACGCTTTTATAAAAAAGCTTGAAGAAAAGGGATTAAATGCAAAACAATTTTACAACAAAGAAAACGGTCTGTATTATGTGTATTTAGCTGATTTTGATATCAAACAAGATGCTGAAACTGCTTATGTTTCTAACTTAAACGGGAAATACAATGATGAAAAATGGATTATGCAAGTAGATAATGTAAATGCAACGGCCACTGTGGCGAATATGTATGAGGATTAA
- a CDS encoding response regulator transcription factor codes for MKSNILKIMILDDDLQYHEAYRYYFETYLSYQLVGIYTCVKDALLAYNDVKPDIIVSEIDIPDIGGIEAISHFRKLDEEVKIIMLSTQSDFELVKKAFKSRANGYLTKPVTKQRLHSALDAIKFEGATMSSDIAKMVIAMFHRKSYTNFSDRENQIVDHLCQGETYKSIAKKLFITASAVNFHIQNIYLKLNVNSKSEALVKLRALEMQF; via the coding sequence ATGAAATCAAATATTTTAAAAATCATGATACTCGATGATGATTTACAATATCATGAAGCGTATCGCTATTATTTTGAGACCTATTTATCCTATCAACTAGTCGGAATTTACACGTGTGTAAAAGATGCTTTATTAGCTTATAACGATGTCAAACCAGATATTATTGTCTCTGAAATTGATATTCCAGATATTGGCGGAATTGAAGCCATCTCTCATTTTAGAAAACTAGATGAAGAGGTTAAAATAATAATGCTAAGTACCCAAAGCGATTTTGAGCTCGTTAAAAAAGCTTTTAAAAGTAGGGCTAATGGGTATTTGACAAAACCGGTAACCAAACAACGGCTTCATAGTGCTTTAGATGCCATAAAGTTTGAGGGTGCTACCATGAGCAGTGATATTGCAAAAATGGTCATCGCTATGTTTCATAGAAAATCATATACTAATTTTTCAGACCGGGAAAACCAAATTGTAGACCATCTATGCCAAGGTGAAACCTATAAAAGCATTGCAAAAAAGTTATTTATTACCGCCAGTGCTGTAAACTTTCACATTCAGAACATCTATCTAAAACTCAATGTAAACTCAAAATCAGAAGCTCTGGTAAAACTAAGAGCTCTAGAAATGCAGTTTTAA